The Aggregatilinea lenta genome includes a region encoding these proteins:
- a CDS encoding TetR/AcrR family transcriptional regulator yields MADRTNRRDEILDSAKTLFINQGYETTSVRQIAEQVGCTEAALYYHFPGGKRALFGEVLETNLPSWVNLIAACSEAETLEAFIRGVGHLLITEANTAKLNHLRWLMTEYPTLSDEEKQHVHYKQSLFRQALIERIAHYVPDRHEAEQIMWTIMFTLFGYTGLMVNLDVKSSVSFDEDAFIDSLATRLARGAMSAKREP; encoded by the coding sequence ATGGCTGACCGTACGAACCGCCGCGACGAGATCCTGGACTCGGCCAAGACGTTGTTCATCAATCAGGGCTACGAGACCACGTCCGTGCGCCAGATCGCGGAGCAGGTGGGATGTACTGAAGCGGCGCTGTACTATCACTTTCCCGGCGGCAAACGTGCGCTGTTCGGGGAAGTGCTCGAAACGAATTTGCCGAGCTGGGTCAATCTGATCGCAGCATGCAGCGAGGCGGAAACGCTGGAGGCATTCATCCGGGGCGTGGGGCACCTGCTCATCACGGAAGCCAATACGGCGAAACTCAATCATCTGCGCTGGCTGATGACTGAATATCCGACCCTCAGCGACGAGGAGAAGCAGCATGTCCACTACAAGCAGAGCCTGTTCCGTCAGGCGCTGATCGAGCGCATCGCGCACTACGTGCCCGACCGGCACGAGGCGGAGCAGATCATGTGGACGATCATGTTCACCTTGTTCGGCTACACGGGATTGATGGTCAATCTCGACGTGAAGTCGTCGGTGTCGTTCGACGAGGACGCCTTCATCGACAGCCTCGCCACACGCCTGGCACGCGGGGCGATGTCAGCCAAACGCGAGCCATAA